In Massilia violaceinigra, one DNA window encodes the following:
- a CDS encoding cysteine peptidase family C39 domain-containing protein, giving the protein MSTAPFFRGARLPLIFHAEVAECGLACLAVVASYLGLRTDLATLRGHSTAPAC; this is encoded by the coding sequence ATGTCCACGGCACCGTTCTTTCGCGGCGCGCGGTTGCCGCTGATTTTCCACGCGGAGGTGGCTGAATGCGGACTGGCTTGCCTTGCGGTGGTCGCCTCCTATCTCGGCTTGCGCACCGATCTGGCGACGCTGCGCGGACACTCAACGGCACCAGCATGCTGA